The window GTTGCgtcattaatttcaaatttctatttttatttctgtatttttatctAAAAACATCAGTGCAGTGACAACTTGTCAAAATAAGGCTTTCTAAGCGTAGATATTTCCAGCATAGACAAAACTCAAGTGACAACTATCAAccggaataataaaattaacaaatacgaCCCCGTGTACGAATTTAGTGACATTAGCGTCATTATTCCGTCAAGACGAAAATTTGCGTATCCGCCGGTACCACCGCCTCGCAGTCCGCTGCCTTCCCGACGACGAGTCTCGTTCCATGACGTCGTCTTCGGAAATATGCGCGAAAACCACCAGAATTGTATCACGAAAATGCAGGATGCTCATCATAGGCTCCGTTACAATAACGATAATAGACAGGAATATAATAATACTTACGATATTTGGCAAGCGGACGATTTGGTTGGTAAAAATGACGGCGGATACGAAAATGTTAACGTAAATCATACCGAAGATAGTGGCAGAATACATTTTGAAAAAAGCGCGTCAGAGTGCGGTGAAGAAGATACGATAAGCAAATGCAATGACATCGAGAAGAATCGTGGGCAAGATCGTTGCGTCAAAGGCAATTCAGAGTCGCGCACGTACAgaataatgaacgaaaaagACGATGCATCGTCGAAAGAAGACATGATGACGTACGCTCATCAAAGTGGCCCGAACTCATCACTTGATGAAAACGAACGAATGCGGGGAGGATGCGGTGGACCGTGCGGACCTCGTCTTAGACCTTCGTGTGGAACAACAAAAGTTGAAACTGCTTGTCTTTGCAGAAGTAAATATATTGAGTTCCAAGCATGGTAGACTCCCGCTTAACTGTCCTTATAGGACTGAATAgttaattaattcgaaaatATATACCAATTATCACATACACCATAAGATAAACAATTATGTATCTACACTgtctattatttataaaaggtATTTCTAGATAATGTGGATAATGGaatatgttaattattttcattttagtaAAAATCTGATTAAAACGGGATTTGATAACCGGGAATCTACTATAGTAcataaaaacaatttatttataaagaaaactagtcagaattgtaatttttatgtttcaggAGATCCATCAGAACAATGTCGCACAGCTGTAACGTCCTGTACAACCTGTTCGTCCAATGTTCAACCAATTATTGAGAGACGTTGTTGTTGTTCATCATCGCTTGAACGGCCAATTTGCAAGAAACCGATTTTTAGATGTCGTCAACCGTGCACTGTAGAATCTCAAAGTTGTGGTGGAGGTGGATGTTGTGGAGGAGGATGTCGTGGTGGTTGTGGAAAACCTGGACAAACGTGTTTACCTGCGAAATCTTGCGTGGTACCACCTTGTCGACCGTGTTCACCTTGTTCTCCACCACGATCGTGTTCTCCTCAAGTAATTTGTTGTTGTGGTCCAAAAAGTGGAAATTGTTGTGGAAATGGAGGTAGCACATGCTGTTGCCGGTAAGAATATTTCGATATTGtcgctttatattattttatggtgCCTTACTAGTGACATTTCTTTACCTATGAAGGTCAAAAAGTCCAATATGTCGAGTAAGAACCAGAAGATGTTGTAGTACCGATAGAGCAGAACCCATTGATTTAGGATGTTGCCGACCGAAAACTGCATGCGATTGTTTTGGCGGAGGTCTTGATTGTCAGCGCTGTGGCCGAAAAGTGTATCAAGCTGAAATGCAGGTAATTTTGCATTATTTGATCAATTAATAGTTTTCTATTAATTGACATTGAAACGCGTGAACGTTGCCCGTTTAAGATTGTGTCTGGTATACCATTCCATAATACATGCTTCAGCTGTTATTGCTGCAGAAAACCCTTGGAACCCTTAACGTATCAGGAGAATTGTGGAGAAATTTATTGCAAACGTTAGTTATTTTGATCTTTACAATCTTGTTTATTCttcattataattattagtTAGCGAAACGATCGATTTTATATTGCTATTTAGAATGTTACGTTCGAAATTTCGGACCTCAAGGATACGGATATGGTGTGGGTCCAGGTACATTACAGACTCCCATGTAGAGTTATACAAgattaataaatgtcattgattGAAAACTTTAGCtatagataatttaaaaatgacaATTTTTAGTTAATAGTTTATAAAGAGTGTGTTTtcttataaacatatatatattgtagtatcggggaaatttaagtataaatttttcctgacactatttataatttatttacaataaataaactaacagatgttaattagacagaaaacgatggttgtttaacttgAATTAAATGcaacaatattattttacttcaaccactctcgcaactcgacaacgctaacaactcaatctctcagcaacgctagcaactcacgcaactcgacaacgctaacaactcaatttctcaacaacgctagtaactctcgcaactcgacaatgctaacaactctactcttcgctTTCTCGACTagctctgacctctcgactcattctcacttctcgatcaacactctttgaattcaaatcgtccccctccattagcgtaattctttcctctttttaatcTCATAATGTcaacgctccgcaagaactaggtgactttagtcacataggcttttttccctatgtaaactaacaactgaaggacagacgacactgttttgatcgatctctaatcaggctacaatacatatatatatatttattataattcctGATTTTGAACGTATATTGAAAATACACGTGTACACGTGTACTTAGATAAAAAACAGGATATACGGTTTAATGAAAGAGTGTCACCTTCGTTCCATTCAAGTTTGAAACATCTCGAAATTTCCGAGATtatagtttttttttaaatatatcttaatactTCAAACGAATATCGCCAGAAAATTCATGCGATAATGAAAATGCTAGTAGACTATCacaaattatttacttatttgcATATCTAAACATTCTGATatctaattaaaaatgaaatatggtGTACGGATTAATACAagtgaaattatataatttctatacACGTGTATGCGTGAAAGTCAGTACATGGATGCATGTACAGATATTGCGATCCGTATATTTCAATACCCATATACTCGTGTATTGAGAAGTACACGGATTAAAACACGGAGATATTAACTATATGTATACACGTATATTTTAGGTATACGTGAAATCGAGATcgctaatatataataaataataaataaataaataaacaaataaataaataagtatatttatttataaatataattataattataatttacaaaacaATTTACATTACTTTACTTCTctaatatttatctaaattacAAGTCAAAATGCATTGCTATGTTGTACAAGGATCCTGAAAAACATTAGGAAACTTGTCATAACCAGTAAGtttgtaacaataataaaaggatttaagttaatataaaataaagaatatgaaGATTGCGACCAGAAAAGAAAatcagaagaaaagaaagttaaTCGTAAGAGTACTGTGGCAAAGTCGATATCTTCCGCTAGAACAAAAGGCGTCAGAGAAAGCACGAATAATATCTCGAGTTCCACGCAGCTATTTCAAGAATAATACGAGTGTATCCACGGATTGGCGAAAGTATAAAGCAGGATAAGCAGAATGGTTATTTCTTCGTGGAAAATAGAAACACACAAGGAAGATCATACACTTCGCAAAActgcgaagaaagagaaataagaCGATTTGACGGGTAgttttattgataaaaataaaaaagagatatGTAGGAAGAAAGCAAGGAACAGAGTTGGATTCTGTAAAAATGCAGtgaacgaaggaaaagaaaagatacgagagagaaagggaaaaagagaatgggaaagagaaaaagatgaaggaagaaagagagtgaGTGGTTGGTTTATTGAGTCTCTCCTCTTAGTGGATTGCAGAACGCGGAACGTACGCGGCACTGCTGGCTAGAGGGGCGTTTATATAGCTTTCAAGCGCAGGAGCTTAatctaatttcaaatataaatctGTTCTCTCTCCccgttttccttctctttctctttccgccTTCGTTTCCTTCCTTCGACCGACCCCCCATCCATATAGCAGCGTGCTCGCCGGCTTATATTATCCAGCTGGCTACGAATAATCTCTTTCGCTTTACCTATTAACGTTACGAGACACGCCGATTTACTCGACTTTGGTGAATTATTAGCCAGAAAGTGGAACACGCCTCGTCTGTCGCGATAAGCAcatattcaatttattaaaatatttagttttaCTTAATGTACAGTTATGAAAACTAATAGATGTATTAACAAACATTTTAGTCTTCTCTAAGTTTTAGTTTCATTTCATCGAGGATTTATTAATGTtgtaaatatatgatatttaagcagaaattgttaaatattaaaaatgaacttTTTATTAATGATATACATTCTAAATGATTAATTTCAGCAATATATACGGAGATAATGACAATGTAATAAGGCAATGTAATAAGACAATGTATACGATAATAAGAAACGAGAGATCTTAGATATCTTCCAAAATTGTTAAAACATTGTTTGCTTATAATGGTAAAGATCACAGTAGTATTCATGTTAAATCGGGAAAGGAGCGTATAGAATTATATGAAAAACGAGCCAAGTATTTTCGCGTTGTAAAGGAAAATTCGCCTAAGGCTGAAGCTTTTTTATACACGATGCAGTAACGTGGATGCACCTGTGGTCAGGAAATCGAGAAAATATCTCCTCGGTTCGGCGATCGGCTCGCTCAGTCTTTTGCGCGCGCCGCTGACTCCGAACGGTATGAAAATCAATTATTTCGTTAATTCGTGCGTTACATTGGCTGTCACGGAACCATCACTGTGAACGACAGCGGCCCAAGGCACTATTTTTCAATTCCCAATGTCGCCCTACCTTTTCGAACGTATTTCCGTCTGATACGTTCGCGTCATTTTACGGCCTTAACTCTGTGTCCGGGATAAGTAGTAggtatgttttatattataagaaTGAATACTACAGGTATGATCAAGTACAACCATTACAATGAAATCGTCTAAGATCGATAGAACTATTGGAACATtcgataaatatcttttaatacaCTGCTCTGAATGAATGAACgaattaatttttagaaatagaaaattattgagTGTCTAATGTATTACAAATTTTAGTTGTCGTtagattttttttattgtattgaAATATTGGATACATCATTATTATGTAGTAAAGATAAAGCTATTTAATTAGATGATATTTCAATTGCATTTATTGCAGAAAGTGCAGAATAAATCTATGATagtttatgaattttataaaccTGAAATTTTAGATTTTACATTTATGGTATCTGGATGTATCTAGCGAATTTTGAGAGGAGCACGGGAGAATGAACGCGACAATCGAGGGTAGTATCCCATGACGTGGATGTCACGCGAAATTCTGGTACGTTAAAATTAATATCTCCCATTTGTCAATGGCCGATACGTTTTCGTTATACAATGAAAACTGGCTAAAAAGGGGAGCGTACACAAATGTTAGACCCCAAAATGTTCCCTAAACATTGTCACAACACGGCTAGGTAACTGGTAAGGGTATTCATTCGAATCACATTAAAATGAATTGTACTTGTAACGTGTTATAAATTGGTTATTTAACGCAAAGCAAGTAGGTAGAAACAATCTTCTGCTCTGTTTAACCAACCATAAATTTTCgatctaataataatacaacGGAAGTGTAATAATTTTGATTCGAAATTGTATCTATCTTGAAAATTCTTTAATGAAATCTCTTGTTCATCGTAAGgtgataacaaataaaaattataatgaaaagaCGTTTTATTGCTGCGAGAAATGAATAATTGCTTGCAGGCCACGGAGGGTAATAGTGATTGTATCCTGCGTATCTAATTGGTAGACATGTGGACGCGACCGTGAAGAATCCCCCGCACGCGTTTCAAATGGATCACAGTTTATTCAATATTCTGATTTAGAAAGGGTTCCAAACCGTACTTTCAACCACGTAAGTATTTTAGTTCCTATAATAATAATCGCTCACAAATCCTTGACCATCATAGATCCATCTGTCAATTGCTGGAACTTTGTATTCAAACGAATGCCATAATTATCAATCTTCATATTCTATTCAGTGGTTTGAACAAAAGATGAGAATTAGAATAAAATTCACATGTTACGtctataaaatattaagaacGGAATGACAAGAAATTTCGTTACATATTTCTATAGGAttttatgtatgtacatgttgcaattaaaatatttgaaataaaatgtgaATAAAACAAGTAGAAGTAATACACGTAAGCTATCGAAGGTACTTATCACAAGATTCGTAACTGATTTTAAACgacataaaaataaagaatgtgCCAATAGGCAAATAAACCTATACAAGTTTTACACAAGTCGTTACCACCTCTTGTTTACAATTCTTCTCAAACTTTcttagaataaatgaaaatctttTCATGAGAATTGGAGTCAAATTAGATAGTATGCACAAATAGTTAAGGAATAAATCGCAAGCACGAGACACAGTAATGAAAACGTTAAGAATAACAACGATAGATTCGGCAGGGGATTTTTGCTATGGACGAATGTTAGACAGGCGCGTGTGTGTAGCGTACACATTTAATTTGCATCGTATAAATCGTGTTTCCGGTCGGGCACGCAATGCAAACATGCGTTACGTTTACGCCCTCGGTCCCTCACCGCATTTTCGATCCACCATTTGGGAGGAACAGAGAGAAAAGGAACACCGTAGAGACGCGCGGGCTTTTGCATGCTGCCACGTATTGTAACCCCGGTAATTTATGATTCGATAAATAAATCAGCCACGTTTTATccgttctctttcttcctctctgtttctctttctctccctttcgaTCCCTGGCGCCGATTCCTGCGCACACTTGTAAGATGATATTGGGGGTTACGCCCAGTTTACCATTCGCAGACCTTCCTGGGAGAAGCAACCCCCTTTTTTCCCTCGTTTGTACCTAGAACATTTCAATGGTCGCGTTGTACCTGCGACGATCTGTGAACTAGTGGATCTACCCTTGGTTTTATCGCAACATAGTTGCTTCTTTCGACTAGAAGTCAAAATATAATTCCAAGTTAACTCAAAGGTCTGATCCTAACTTTTTATGATTTTGAATGATTTATGAATAGTTTAAAGAAGTTTAAAAgatttatgatatataatattcttatgTACACTTCAGTAATGAGGTTTTGTATAATAGTGAAATAGCTGGAGCATGAGAGCAAATTGTAAGAAATTGACAAATGAACtgctaataatataaaaagttgTAAGATTAACTTTCAAGCAGTATAgtaaatttttagatattttttatgTGTATATGCAAAATGTGGAATAGTTGTGCTGCTCTTGTATGTTTCATGATTGTCCATCGTTAACCGATCATGAATATTCATACCATTATGCATTTGTTTATTGCCCTATGCGTTGGTACACCGTGATGTATGCAAATATTAACAAAACATATTCATTTTATAGTCATCAGCGCGTGCCAAAACGTTATTTGAAAAACATTTTCGCTCGTTGCTCTCTGAAATCGATTGGAAAAGACGAGAATAATGTTTATGCTTTGATAGCttggaattttattaatatgctAGAGGTACGTAATTAATTGATCAGCTAGAATATCGTGCGTATGCTTGCACTGACAGGCAATTGTGGCGAAGAAGCGATCAAAGGCGCGCGTCTCGCGGGTTTCTCTCACATGAGAACGCTTAATCttcgtttaatgaaaatttagtcGACGATGTATTCGAAGGTTAATTTCCAAAGCGGCAGACATTTACCGAATTACCTTCAGTAATTAATATCGTGCAGACATAAACATGTTGAAGCTCCTAAAAAACTAAAATAATCGATTTAACGTTCTTTTGgcatatttctaataaatgaaatacatttttaatgtttgaaataattggaaataattctttttttttttagattaacTATTTAATGAACATGTCTATGTTACGTaggtataaattatatttaatttagttaTTGATCTTTACGAATTCAAGAGATCCGATGTCTTATATCTATATTAACATATCTAAtgatatatcttataaaaatatattgcataTCCATTTGCAAGTAAGTTGCTCTTTATTATAAAAGTTTAATCATTTTCGCTAATAAACCAAGGAGAAATTTATACGTTGAGAGAGGCtaacgataattaatatatgCACGGTATTAAAATGAAGATTCGATTTGATTGAAATTAACCCGTAGGTAACTTCTTTGGTCCCCAAAAAGTAATACCGccgttaataaaaatttctgttACATTTCACGCAACGTGGTTCGCTTAAGACCGATTCGATTTTGATACCTGCGTTATACTCTGATCGATTTCTCGGAAAGGAGAAATAAATAGGAGAGTAAAACGGCAGTCCAAAATTTACGAGCTGGCCCGGTGTGTTATGGCTCCCGGTGCGGAATCAGGCCGATTTCCCTTggcgtttttattattttctgatagCATGTTTACGAGGAAGGATGAATGGAAGCGTACTTTATGAGACAAGTATGGGTTTTAGATTAGGTATAGGTGACGcttttgcaaaatatatatgttactGTTTACAGGGCCCAGGAATCATTCGTACGCATTAATTGTCAATTTGTGGCGACCGATCGCTTTTTCTTGAATTATctgaaaatatcgtaaaaagatCAAatcttttgttaatttattattccacAAAATTTTTTTTCCTTAACATATTCAAtagcaaattaataaatataacaaaaatggTAGCAACAAATTAAATCGTTTGGGGTATTACAACTCTTGAACTtgttaatttcaatgtttactATATTTATGGTATTATCATTAATAGGTACCTATGTATAATTAAACTGATATGTCTACCAAGTTAAGAACGAGAAAGTTTAAAAGTTACCCTAGCATGATACGAGAatgaaaataatcgaaccaattAAGTATAGTCGTTCGATAGCTTCAGTTATCAAAATATTCATCGTTCGATTGAAAATTCCTATATCAATCAACGTGCGATTCTTTTTCAGTAGTCCGTTTTTGAATCTGGGTCTCGCGTTTTGAAGCGCGGGCCAAGGAAAAAATATGGCTACAAGTTATTAGCGGATCGGTTTTCGAAAAACAAGGAACAACTCGCAACCAGTAGCCCATACGTTGTAGCGGTTCtcgaaacagagaaagagaaacacgaggggggagagagaaaaaaaagggttTGGAGCATAGAGATGGAACCGGGGagagggaagaaagagaaacaaaataaaatcagAATGGTGTCATATGCGCCTGCTTGCATGATAAATGTAGCGATTTAAAATCGAAATTTCTCTTTTCGTGTGCACGAGCCCCGACGTTTGACTAATGGTCCCGCATTAACTATTGGAGCATTATAGAACGGCacgttgaaattttgaaaaatacattCGCCCCGACAAGAGATTAATATTTTGTAGCTTTATCTATGCTTCGTTGGGCCGAGTTCTACGCCCGTGTCGGCCGCGTTAATGATAATGATCGCGGGCATCCATCCAACGTTTTTCTCGCCCTTCTCTCGAGCACCCGAAATTTCCGCCGGGGAAAACAACCTAATTGTGGCGAACaacaagaaacgaagaaagttcTTGGACTAGAGTAAACTGCGATAATTGTGCCTTGTGATCGTGTTTTGATACGTTTAATAGTTTAGAATTGACTGGTCAATTGAATAACTCTTATCGAAGcgacttaaatttaatttaattatcagtTACTACTTATATTATTAGTAATACCATAATAAAATCagtttcttttatatattaaaatcgaTTATGTACATACTTAATAACTACCCTATATGTAATATTTCGCTAcgaatttttggaattttcgcACTTGATAATATTCTAACTGTCTTTTATATCTAATcttcgaaataaaaaaatgccacatttaatatttcgtttttaaGTTGAAAAATTTTGCATTTGTCGTTAGTTTATAGAGAAACGCGACAAATCGGCTAAAAAAATATGCAACACGTCCTGTAGTATGAAATACGTTGAACGTTCCGAAAGGGAACTCTTTTGGGTGCTCGAGCTCTACTCGACGAAAATAAAGAACAGTATCGAAAGGAGACCACCCGTACGAAAACGAGGTCGGGTTGACACCTAGGGCACCTAACCACCCCGTCTATTGTGCATGGATAGGGGTGGACTTGCCCGATGGACTGTGCTTTACCGAGCGTAAAATATCCCCATTCTTTAACCCGTAATGCTTGTCGCGTTTTCCGCGCATCACTCCTTTATtctatacaaagtataaaacCATGAAAGGTGAGCTATAGTTGATTCGAAGTCGAAATGAGGGACATATCGTGCTTAAGATGGATTACCATAAGGATTGAAGATTCACGTTTCGCGTTTCACGTTTTTTGGTTTTGTCtttgaaatgtaaaattataaaactgtaTTTATTCAGAAGAATCACTGAAGTTAAGACACTTTGATCGATATTGTAAAGAGATACGTATGCGGTATTTACGATGAGACATTTCTATTTATCATAGTTTTTTTTAACAATAAGTAACATGAGAATTAGATCAACAAAAGTGTTCATTATATTCCTTGTATGATGTATTTGTCAGAACACATATCGACTATGACCATAGCGTAATAATATGAAGGATAAGATAATACCTATAAATCAATCTATGGATGAAAAGAATGCCAAGGTGACCGGAAGAGACATGTTCTCGACCGCAAGTACGTGAAACCGGTAAAGACGGTTTTAATTGAAACACGAAACACAGGGGTGAACATGAACATGAACGTGGCCAATATTAACTTCTGCCTCTCAATAAAAGGATCGGTATCGAGAATAAGGTATGGCGAGGAGGGGAATGAGAAATTAAAAGGGCTGAAAGGTACTGGTGGAACGCGTGGGAGCAACGAGGTGAAGATACTGAATTCTTTTTCGACGAATATTAAAACGAAAGCGAAACAGAAGTTCCGGTATATCTGGCGATGAGAATCGAAGCGGCAGGTTGGGTGACGGATGAAAAGGGACGGGACGAGGCAGATGGAGGCAGAGCGAAGTGCGGATGGAGCCTCCGTGACAGAATGATAATAATCCCTTGAgcgttttctttcatttccctttattatcatattattaaaaaaatctccgtgaaatgttattaaaatcGTTTAAACGTCGCGTGTCATGGGCCACCGCCATTGTCcttcaatttaataatattaagcgCGAACTTTCCTGCGAGGGGTTGGAAACGTGGGACGGGTGGACACCCTCTCCCCCGAATTCCGGTCTGCACGGCGATCGTCGTAACGAACCGAGACCCACCGCCCTattattccttttattttttcgttatcgACCATTACGCCATTTATCTTTCACCAAGCTGTAGCATCACGACGTTACACAGCGACGGTTTAAGAAACAACAAACTATGAATTTAGTATTCGACGATTTCAACGAATCGAGTTACTGAATTTAGAATGAATTTTGCGGTCACATAGAAGGCAAATAGATTTATTAATCACGAAATGGAAGACGCGAATATTTTTTAGTTAGAAGATTAGATTACGAACAAATAATGAATTTTGAGGCCAAACTAAAGATCGCTTTCCTTGGTAAAGGTTGTCGGAAAATTTCGATGAACCAGGTGCGTACAGGCCAAATCGTTTGCAGAACTGTTGATTGAATGGTGCAAGGATCTCAAAGAATACTAGCGGTGCAGCGGCGACGAAGTAGAACGAATCAACGTCATTAGTGGCGACCGATTTCTGCACGATGGATGCGCATCGAGGTGCAACAAGCGAAGCCAGTTGCACATTTATTTCAGACCTAATGACAAATAGATCCTGCCTTTTAGACGTCTGCAGGATTATTTCGCATACGTAGAATGTATCgctatttatatcatattaccTTTGGAATGTAAATGCTAAATGTTTCTGGTATCTATAGATCAAAATTTAcaatgaaattgtaataaagGTACAAGATCcttttgcacaataatttattaactaatattattattaataataatagtgttCAACTATGCAAGAAGGCTATGAAGATAATTACAATTTGTGTAATCTTGATA is drawn from Bombus terrestris chromosome 12, iyBomTerr1.2, whole genome shotgun sequence and contains these coding sequences:
- the LOC100650092 gene encoding uncharacterized protein LOC100650092 isoform X1 codes for the protein MPGVCPRCNREVYFAEEKLALGKVWHTFCFSCRNCRKLLNSCNVVTHLGELFCKNCYVRLSLSTVNHEIKKVQHSPATLTISAKESLNCQCFDTENSIGNASLNRNQHYQSDKHRLRGGGSEVEETNVYFDKEKKHFLENECANLGVVNSMTTICDPSPSPNAITTWYNRQHSKFRSTLSLESQKNNDIAKDCRFEAQKQETDQSDPKILFSNNEVNITEAQLSIDKTQVTTINRNNKINKYDPVYEFSDISVIIPSRRKFAYPPVPPPRSPLPSRRRVSFHDVVFGNMRENHQNCITKMQDAHHRLRYNNDNRQEYNNTYDIWQADDLVGKNDGGYENVNVNHTEDSGRIHFEKSASECGEEDTISKCNDIEKNRGQDRCVKGNSESRTYRIMNEKDDASSKEDMMTYAHQSGPNSSLDENERMRGGCGGPCGPRLRPSCGTTKVETACLCRRDPSEQCRTAVTSCTTCSSNVQPIIERRCCCSSSLERPICKKPIFRCRQPCTVESQSCGGGGCCGGGCRGGCGKPGQTCLPAKSCVVPPCRPCSPCSPPRSCSPQVICCCGPKSGNCCGNGGSTCCCRSKSPICRVRTRRCCSTDRAEPIDLGCCRPKTACDCFGGGLDCQRCGRKVYQAEMQIVSGIPFHNTCFSCYCCRKPLEPLTYQENCGEIYCKQCYVRNFGPQGYGYGVGPGTLQTPM
- the LOC100650092 gene encoding uncharacterized protein LOC100650092 isoform X2; protein product: MPGVCPRCNREVYFAEEKLALGKVWHTFCFSCRNCRKLLNSCNVVTHLGELFCKNCYVRLSLSTVNHEIKKVQHSPATLTISAKESLNCQCFDTENSIGNASLNRNQHYQSDKHRLRGGGSEVEETNVYFDKEKKHFLENECANLGVVNSMTTICDPSPSPNAITTWYNRQHSKFRSTLSLESQKNNDIAKDCRFEAQKQETDQSDPKILFSNNEVNITEAQLSIDKTQVTTINRNNKINKYDPVYEFSDISVIIPSRRKFAYPPVPPPRSPLPSRRRVSFHDVVFGNMRENHQNCITKMQDAHHRLRYNNDNRQEYNNTYDIWQADDLVGKNDGGYENVNVNHTEDSGRIHFEKSASECGEEDTISKCNDIEKNRGQDRCVKGNSESRTYRIMNEKDDASSKEDMMTYAHQSGPNSSLDENERMRGGCGGPCGPRLRPSCGTTKVETACLCRRDPSEQCRTAVTSCTTCSSNVQPIIERRCCCSSSLERPICKKPIFRCRQPCTVESQSCGGGGCCGGGCRGGCGKPGQTCLPAKSCVVPPCRPCSPCSPPRSCSPQVICCCGPKSGNCCGNGGSTCCCRSKSPICRVRTRRCCSTDRAEPIDLGCCRPKTACDCFGGGLDCQRCGRKVYQAEMQLLLLQKTLGTLNVSGELWRNLLQTMLRSKFRTSRIRIWCGSRYITDSHVELYKINKCH
- the LOC100650092 gene encoding uncharacterized protein LOC100650092 isoform X3, whose translation is MPGVCPRCNREVYFAEEKLALGKVWHTFCFSCRNCRKLLNSCNVVTHLGELFCKNCYVRLSLSTVNHEIKKVQHSPATLTISAKESLNCQCFDTENSIGNASLNRNQHYQSDKHRLRGGGSEVEETNVYFDKEKKHFLENECANLGVVNSMTTICDPSPSPNAITTWYNRQHSKFRSTLSLESQKNNDIAKDCRFEAQKQETDQSDPKILFSNNEVNITEAQLSASECGEEDTISKCNDIEKNRGQDRCVKGNSESRTYRIMNEKDDASSKEDMMTYAHQSGPNSSLDENERMRGGCGGPCGPRLRPSCGTTKVETACLCRRDPSEQCRTAVTSCTTCSSNVQPIIERRCCCSSSLERPICKKPIFRCRQPCTVESQSCGGGGCCGGGCRGGCGKPGQTCLPAKSCVVPPCRPCSPCSPPRSCSPQVICCCGPKSGNCCGNGGSTCCCRSKSPICRVRTRRCCSTDRAEPIDLGCCRPKTACDCFGGGLDCQRCGRKVYQAEMQIVSGIPFHNTCFSCYCCRKPLEPLTYQENCGEIYCKQCYVRNFGPQGYGYGVGPGTLQTPM